A region of uncultured Desulfobacter sp. DNA encodes the following proteins:
- a CDS encoding sirohydrochlorin cobaltochelatase yields the protein MRKLISAAVVLAMVLCAANVYAHKEARPMKKGILLVAFGTSEASAKVSFQNIEAKVKKAFPGVDVFWAYTSHIIRHKLAKQGENILSPAEALAKMMDEGYTHVAVQSLHTIPGEEYHELTMTVNGFKAMPGGFDKLILGFPMLGAQDTVARAVDAVIATLPGARKANEPVVLMGHGTHHPGNIYYSAMNWQLQQKDPNIIMGTVEGYPELSDVIAWLTAKKAKKIWVMPFMSVAGDHAKNDMAGDEEDSWKSQLTKAGFLCETVLKGTAEYDEFADIWVGQLAKAMAHFK from the coding sequence ATGAGAAAGTTGATTTCTGCGGCAGTCGTGTTGGCCATGGTGTTGTGTGCAGCAAATGTTTACGCCCACAAGGAAGCAAGACCGATGAAAAAAGGCATTCTTCTGGTGGCGTTCGGTACCAGTGAGGCCTCGGCAAAGGTCTCTTTTCAAAACATTGAGGCAAAAGTGAAAAAGGCGTTTCCCGGCGTTGATGTATTCTGGGCCTATACCTCCCATATCATCCGCCATAAACTGGCCAAGCAGGGTGAAAATATTCTTTCCCCGGCCGAAGCCCTGGCCAAAATGATGGATGAAGGGTACACCCATGTGGCGGTTCAATCCCTTCACACCATACCGGGGGAAGAGTACCATGAACTGACCATGACCGTGAATGGTTTCAAGGCCATGCCCGGTGGGTTTGACAAGCTCATCCTGGGCTTTCCCATGCTGGGTGCCCAGGACACGGTTGCCAGGGCTGTGGATGCCGTCATCGCCACGCTGCCCGGGGCGCGTAAGGCCAATGAACCTGTTGTGCTCATGGGTCACGGCACCCACCATCCGGGAAATATTTACTACTCTGCCATGAACTGGCAGCTTCAGCAAAAAGATCCCAACATCATCATGGGCACCGTGGAAGGGTATCCTGAACTTTCAGATGTAATTGCCTGGCTTACGGCAAAAAAAGCCAAAAAAATCTGGGTGATGCCGTTTATGTCGGTTGCCGGTGATCATGCCAAAAATGATATGGCCGGCGACGAGGAAGACTCCTGGAAATCCCAGCTTACCAAAGCGGGATTCTTGTGTGAGACCGTGCTTAAAGGTACGGCTGAATATGATGAATTTGCCGACATCTGGGTGGGGCAGCTGGCAAAGGCAATGGCCCATTTCAAGTAA
- a CDS encoding iron ABC transporter permease, with amino-acid sequence MPAVTGIKSSPARVTIGLGLLLGGVIVLSAAMGVVHLSFVQVVVVIWEQLSGRQPADALASAIIWDVRLPRIFTAAIVGAGLSVSGVVFQGILRNPLADPYTLGISAGAAFGACVAFLFNMSFFPGLSVGLCAFAGAVMTLVVVLYLSGGTAGGYSSNNLILSGIIVAAILSAGISFLKYAADERVSVIIFWLLGSFVSRTWMDVGISFIFVGIGTAVCLCFGRDLNLMALGDRTAASLGVDVKKSRLILLATASLMAAVCVSVSGIIGFVGLLVPHMMRGVLGADNQWLMPVSLLAGAVLLLGADTFTRAVLPWELPIGVLTALIGGPFFCYVFKRQFSGTQKF; translated from the coding sequence TTGCCGGCTGTAACAGGCATAAAAAGTTCCCCCGCCCGGGTGACGATAGGTCTTGGCTTGCTGCTGGGCGGGGTCATTGTTTTGTCTGCGGCCATGGGCGTGGTTCATCTGTCTTTTGTACAGGTGGTGGTCGTGATCTGGGAACAACTTTCGGGACGGCAGCCCGCGGACGCCCTGGCTTCGGCCATTATCTGGGATGTTCGTCTCCCCAGGATTTTTACGGCCGCCATTGTGGGGGCCGGGCTCTCTGTTTCCGGGGTGGTGTTCCAGGGGATTTTGAGAAATCCCCTGGCAGATCCCTATACCCTGGGTATTTCAGCAGGGGCTGCCTTTGGGGCCTGCGTGGCCTTTCTTTTCAACATGAGCTTCTTTCCGGGGTTGAGTGTGGGTTTGTGCGCCTTTGCCGGTGCCGTTATGACTTTGGTTGTGGTGCTGTATCTGTCCGGCGGCACTGCCGGCGGGTATTCGTCCAACAATTTGATTCTTTCGGGGATTATCGTTGCCGCCATTCTTTCAGCCGGGATCAGTTTTTTAAAATATGCGGCTGACGAACGGGTTTCGGTCATTATTTTCTGGCTTTTGGGCAGTTTTGTCTCCAGGACCTGGATGGATGTGGGGATCTCATTTATCTTTGTTGGCATTGGCACCGCGGTGTGTCTGTGTTTTGGCCGGGACTTGAACCTCATGGCTTTAGGCGACAGGACCGCCGCCTCCCTTGGTGTGGATGTAAAAAAATCCCGTCTGATTCTTTTGGCCACCGCGTCCCTCATGGCGGCAGTGTGCGTGTCCGTGTCCGGCATTATCGGGTTTGTGGGGCTTTTAGTGCCCCATATGATGCGCGGTGTCCTAGGCGCGGACAACCAGTGGCTGATGCCGGTGTCCCTTCTGGCAGGGGCGGTGCTGCTGCTGGGTGCGGACACCTTTACCCGGGCTGTCCTGCCCTGGGAACTGCCCATTGGGGTGCTCACGGCATTGATCGGGGGGCCTTTTTTTTGTTATGTGTTTAAACGGCAGTTTTCCGGAACACAAAAGTTCTAA
- a CDS encoding ABC transporter ATP-binding protein, with translation MGYTLKDIWFSYENRPIFSGISLEIQTGCFHGVLGPNGSGKTTLLDLITGHLKPGKGSIIMDDRPLAGLSANELAKQCALVPQDFQVNFPFTVYQVVMMGRYPHLGRFSAPDAKDRDLVDQAMAATGIHDFSQRLVTELSGGERQRVVFARALAQDAACLILDEATSNLDIRHTLALMALAADRVKNKGLTVISVMQDINLAARFCKFLLFLKNGRVQAHGTVDEVLTESVIHKVFQVSSRVYYDERINCKQVVFL, from the coding sequence ATGGGATACACATTAAAGGATATCTGGTTTTCCTATGAAAACCGGCCCATTTTTTCAGGCATCAGCCTTGAAATTCAGACCGGTTGTTTCCATGGTGTGCTTGGCCCCAACGGCAGTGGAAAAACCACCCTGCTTGATTTGATCACAGGGCATTTAAAACCGGGAAAAGGCAGTATCATTATGGATGATCGGCCTCTGGCTGGGTTGAGCGCCAACGAACTGGCAAAACAATGTGCGCTGGTGCCCCAGGATTTCCAGGTGAACTTTCCTTTTACCGTGTATCAGGTGGTGATGATGGGCCGGTATCCCCATCTGGGCCGGTTCAGTGCCCCGGATGCAAAGGACCGGGACCTGGTTGACCAGGCCATGGCTGCCACGGGGATCCATGATTTTTCCCAGCGCCTGGTTACGGAACTGTCCGGCGGGGAGCGTCAGCGGGTGGTGTTTGCCCGGGCCCTGGCCCAGGACGCCGCCTGCCTGATTCTGGACGAGGCCACCTCCAATCTGGACATCCGCCATACCCTGGCGCTGATGGCTCTGGCTGCGGACAGGGTGAAAAATAAGGGGCTCACGGTCATCAGTGTCATGCAGGATATCAATCTGGCCGCCCGGTTCTGCAAATTTCTGCTCTTTTTAAAAAATGGTCGGGTCCAAGCCCATGGGACGGTGGATGAGGTGTTAACCGAATCGGTAATTCATAAGGTCTTTCAAGTATCG